The sequence ctcgagaccctagtcacggagcggatggaaatactctgaactaaagcattcaccaacagcttccatttgatgcccatattgtacatacacatccgaaggttacccgggtccacgttttgacctatatcccgagaccctatctaccaataggtatccaaactatacggaaaccatcaatacctccttaacaatgtgtgtaagtttggtttaattcggtgcaaagacacggcgggtccacattttggcatatatttccagaccctagtcatcaacaggtatgaaaattaccccgtattaaagcacttatcaacagctttcatttgatacccatattgtacatacataaccaaaggttacccgggtccacgtgttgacctaaatctcgagaccccagtcacggagcggcatgaaaaatactctgtactaaagcattcaccaacagcttcaatttgatatccatattgtacaaacacattctagggtccacgttttggtctctatctcgagaccctagtcacggagcggatggaaatactctgaactaaagcattcaccgacagcttccatttgatacccatattgtacatacacatccgaaggttacccgggtccacgttttgacctatatctcgagaccctatctaccaataggtatccaaactatacggaaaccatcttcaatacctccttaacaatgtgtgtaatttggtttaattcggtgcaaagacacggcgggtccacgttttggcatatatttcgagaccctagtcatcaataggtatgaaaattaccccgtattaaagcacttatcaacagctttcatttgatacccatattgtacatacacaaccaaaggttacccgggtccacgtgttgacctatatctcgagaccccagtcacgcagcggcataaaaaatactctgtactaaagcattcaccaacagcttcaatttgatatccatattgtacaaacacattctagggtccacgttttggtctctatctcgagaccctagtcacggagcggatggaaatactctgaactaaagcattcaccgacagcttccatttgatacccatattgtacatacacatccgaaggttacccgggtccacgttttgacctatatctcgagccctatttccaaaataaaatataatccatgttactcgtggatgatgtagctttcgaatggtgaaagaatcgctccagtagtttttgagcctattcattacaaacaaacaaagttttcctctttataatattaatatagatgtattaaactatgttaacgtaaatgtttattaaaaaatattgaaaattgacaaatttatgtaattaaacgtaacgagttaaaaacaaatgattattaaaaaatattgaaaattgacaaatttttttttttttttagaataattcgCAAGCTCGTCCAGCAAGACCCATATCGACTAAGAAAATAAACTTCGATACTGAATGAAAAAGTTCTGTCTGAATGTGTTTCATTAGAACAACCAACTGTCTTTCAAATCGCAATAACGGTAGTTAAGTATTGCACGTTCATAGCTTTAATAGTTTACCGATAAGAAAGTTAACCCTTAACGACCGCTACATCCCTGGTTTGTTGaccacataaaattataaatcaagtaaatatattgaattaatatcaaaataaatcagattAATGTTTAGTTAAAGTTTTCATTCTTATAAACGTTTCAGAATTTCACCTCTAATTTCCCCGACGTCTTATTGGCGAGTATTACAAAAAAGCTCTCGGCCGTTAAGAGTTAATATCATCCATCCACTCATACATTTTACCCAGGAACTTAAAAAAGCACGGTTGTTATACCACAAAAAGGAACTGTAACAGTTTGgttattatttcttgttttaaaatgtttatttacaaTAGACTTAACcactaatttaataaatttgttatatttgagtaattttgtttgaaaaagataCACACCTCAGCTCTGGGTACTGTCGGTGaggctttttttttcttgtttgcttaTGATTACCATGTAAAGCTATGTACAAAATAGTGTGATCTCGTGTGAactataagtaaaaatatacttatgtatgtatgcacttatgtacaaatgtatgtataagtttaacaatgatatttttgcaatatataataataatatataatataatatataatataataataaaagtatataaataaaaataatcaatcacACAAAAGTACTTGAATACGGAGTTATTTATGTTTAACTTGTTCATTGCGTCTTGGTCAAGATCTTCGCCATAATATAAGCGATTTAATTGAAGGTGGTCCATATCGTCGTTCAGCTTCCGCCACAAAAGCATGGTCCATTTGATCGCaaattaaatcgaaaaaaatatttgcaatattgcTGTGTATCAGCGATTTGAATTCGAAAGCTACTTTGAAATCCACAACACAAGATTGTGGAATATCCTTCAGACCGGGACTAAATCGCCAATTGTTACGCAAATAGTTGAATAATCTTCCATCTGTGCATACAGATTTTACCAGCACAGGACTTTGAAGTGAAACATTTGATGTATAACTTTCATTCAGCGGTGGGAAACCGACAATTAAGTCAGCCTTGAAGCCGTCATTACGCTTACTGTGTACGAGTGATTTCTTCACGTATGGCACAAACTTATAATAGTTCGATACGTCGGCGACCACATCatacatttcttgcatcgagtATCTGCAAATTTGCGAAACGCCAACTTAAGTGAGTAATAGCGGATGCAATACACATTTGCACGCCTACCCAATTAACTCCTTTTTGGCATATTCCCGATTCTTGTTTGTAAGATCACTAAAAGTGAAGAAGTCTCGTTGAGGACAGTTCACGTTTCTGCCGGCAGCTGTGCTACAAAGAGAAGTaaacaaacttgaaaaaattaagttgcgAATTGCGATTTCCATATCGAGTTCATGTAGACACATTCGAACTGGTACGATATGCTTTGGTAGGGGGGTTatataattttcattgaaattagaTTTTTCTATGAAATAAGTAATACTTACAATTGTGTGTAGGTGCAACCGATAAGTTGCCTATTTGCCAGCAACAATTTTGCGTTCTTGAACATTACGCCACAAAAAATTCCACAGCTACGTGTGAACGATCTGCCCATCTGGAATTCACTATTTACACTATTGAAACAATAACacacgaattgttttttttttttgtgctttgaaaatttattattatttaaaatttttattttcgtgttCTCCGTATTCAAGTCAAGTTACAACTGAGCATAATTCAATAATGAATCATGACAACTGattccatttttttcaatgagGTTATGATGTCAGTGAAGGAAATATTTCTGCCGGTTTCACAGTAGTTTCTGTGAAGTGAATTTTAAAGcgtgtatatgtaaaatatcttataactcaagaacgggctcacctatccaaaccaagtttttaggctttgtttggactattcagtagatggtttgtgttttgaaattttaagaatcggataccagggtctcgagaaataggccaaaacgtgaacccgggtaaccctaggatgtgtttgtacaatatgggtagcaaatggaagcggttgatgatttctatagtatagagtatttttcataccgttccgtgactagggtctggagatataatccaaaacgtggacccgggtaaccctaggatgtgtttgtacaatatgggtagcaaatggaagctgctgatgattctatagtatagagtatttttgatgccgctccgtgactagggtctcgagatatcggccaaaatgtggaccccgataacttaaggatgtgttcgtacaatatgggtagcaaatgggagctgttgataaatgctaatgaaaagaggacttttcttttcgctaggtaactaaggactccagatatagaccaattgggaactcgccttcaggttaagagattgcattgcattcttatgtactacaaccagttatAATGTTTTAAGCGGCGGGCGGTCCCTTCTTCTCTGTCTGTGGCATTTACCGAAGCGTATTTGTTGAGGTGGGTAACACGTGTTAGCCCGCAATGTGTGACCTGCCCATCTCAATCTGTTGATCATGATTGTGGTTATCACAGATGGGatatagcttttaaaaaattagaaattttcaatGTGGGCAGTATATTAACAAATGTAAGTGGCGTTCCTcaaacagtcggttctatgttaccggaacaCCCGGACTTACTATATGTagtatatccggtcaaggactgtcactccagcagcactccccgtacaagtatggggaatgtttttccTCTTACAACAACAAGAGGACCTTAAAAGAACCATAGGCAATACTAGTAAGACACTGAATGTCCGTGTCCAGCACTGATGCATAAGAGGGGCAAACACcagtgtaaacatattttaccagaggaaAAAAGGGCTCCATAAAATAGGACAAACACTAAAATTTGTTGAGGAAtttgggctcagagaaatactttTAATCCATGAAAAAGGCACAATACATCTTTCAGGTCGTAGTGCTAAGTGctcttataataataaaaaaaaaatacatttaaaactaGTTACCTAAA is a genomic window of Anastrepha ludens isolate Willacy chromosome 6, idAnaLude1.1, whole genome shotgun sequence containing:
- the LOC128868020 gene encoding coenzyme Q-binding protein COQ10, mitochondrial-like, with the translated sequence MQEMYDVVADVSNYYKFVPYVKKSLVHSKRNDGFKADLIVGFPPLNESYTSNVSLQSPVLVKSVCTDGRLFNYLRNNWRFSPGLKDIPQSCVVDFKVAFEFKSLIHSNIANIFFDLICDQMDHAFVAEAERRYGPPSIKSLILWRRS